In Clostridium omnivorum, the DNA window AATATTTGCTTGTAGTATAAACATGTTACCCTCCTATCAGATAATTTATATCAACTATAAACTGTTATGTTTATAATATCTTTTTTAGCTTACATTTCAAATTATACCATTTTTCTATATGCTGTATTATTATATTATGAATTTTAAGAATAAAATGCAAATATGGCTATAACAGAATATGGAATTGTAGTATAATATAATCTAAGGCATATTATAAACAGGGGATGAGTAGTAGTGAATGAAATAACTGTAGTGTTTAATTTAGAAAGTCCGCAAGAAAAAGAGAAAAATATATTAATAAGTATTGGTGATAGACCAGAAGAAAACTTATTGTTTAAATTTATAATTGGTTGTGATGGTACATGGGAAACTCTTAGAGAGTTTGGCTTTGAAGAAACTGTTGAATGGATGCCTAAAGAAGAGGGTAAATACATAATAATGGTTCAGGCTAAAAGAAAAGATAGCACTAAACCATTTGATTATGTAACTAGACTAGATTATATTATTGGAAAAGTAGAAGAAAAAATTATTAGTAATGTTAATTTGGACAAGCAGCTATTGGATTTGGGAGATAAACTTAAGGTGTCAGTGGATGTAAAAAAGATGCCTGTAATGTATAGATATTGGATTAGAGAAAATGATAACTGGGAATTGGCCAAAGATTATTCCGCAGATAATACTCTGATTTGGAGTGTGAAAAGCACTGGCAAACAGGAAGTGCTAGTAGAATGTAAAACCTTGGATTCTAAAAATAAATATGATGATTTTGAAAAGGTTCAGTTTGAGGTTAAGTCTGTTAAAAAGCTTGAAATTACTAATTTTAAATGTCTTACAGAGGAAATGCTAGTAGGATCTGAACTTGTATTCCAAGTAGATGCAGCTTATCAAGACAACAGAATGATACTATATAAATTTATTAAAATTTATTCTGATGGAAGAATAAAATGCCTTCAGGATTATTCCACAAAGAGGATTGTAGAATATATTGAAAAAAAAGATGGAGATTATAGGTTGCTTTGTATGGCTAGGGACATGTATTCTCAAAATGAGTATGATGATAGAGCAGTAATAAATTATACAGTTAAGCCATATAGGGAAGTATGTATTCAAAGTTTTACTAGTGATTTAAGTTCTCCTCAGATAAGTTCTACAAATGTTACTTTAAAGACTATTGTAAAGGGTGGAAGAGAACTATTATATAGATATATAATAGATGGAAATGAAGGGGAAGATTCAGGCTATATAAAAAATGATACTTACCTATGGAAAACAAAAAAACCTGGTGAATATAAAATTATAGTCTGGGTAAAGGACTCAAGTTCTAAAGAAAATTACGAAGCTTCTAGTACAATGAATTTTACAATAGATGAGCTTAATAGAGAGCCAGCTAAGATACAAGATATAATTTTAGATAAAGACAATAAGCTGGTAAAAAATGATACAGTTAATATTAAGGTTATTGCTCATGGTGGAACTGAGCTTAGGTATAGCTTTCATGTGTTCAAAGATGGTGCTGAAGTTGAGAAGATTGACTATGGAAGCTGCTGCTGGGTAAATTTTACTCCTGAAGAAGGCGGGAACTATGAGATTGAAGCTAGAGTAAAGGATAAATACTCTAAGCGAAATTATGATAGCCATTATGTAATTAATTTAGAAGTGTATGATTTTATGCCTGCACGCATAGATCATATTCTACTACCAACAAAAGAGTACTATGTAGTAGGAGATAATATTTCTTATAGTATTATTACACTAAATACAAAGAAAATTTTAATGAGATATGTAATGTATATAAATGGACACCAAGTGGAGGATACTGGATATGTTAAACATAAAAAGTATGCACTTACTCCAAAGTGCAGCGGTGTTTACTCCTTTCAGATATATGCAAAAAATGTAGATAGTACAAAGGATTTTGATTGCAGAAGAGATATTAAGATTATAGTCCATGAGGCTTTACCTGTTACAAATACCAGACTTCAATTTGACAGAACTAAAATAAACATAAATGAAACTTTAACTGTCACTGCAGCTAGTGAGGGAGGTAAAGAAGTAAAATATGAATTTTATCTAATGGA includes these proteins:
- a CDS encoding triple tyrosine motif-containing protein; amino-acid sequence: MNEITVVFNLESPQEKEKNILISIGDRPEENLLFKFIIGCDGTWETLREFGFEETVEWMPKEEGKYIIMVQAKRKDSTKPFDYVTRLDYIIGKVEEKIISNVNLDKQLLDLGDKLKVSVDVKKMPVMYRYWIRENDNWELAKDYSADNTLIWSVKSTGKQEVLVECKTLDSKNKYDDFEKVQFEVKSVKKLEITNFKCLTEEMLVGSELVFQVDAAYQDNRMILYKFIKIYSDGRIKCLQDYSTKRIVEYIEKKDGDYRLLCMARDMYSQNEYDDRAVINYTVKPYREVCIQSFTSDLSSPQISSTNVTLKTIVKGGRELLYRYIIDGNEGEDSGYIKNDTYLWKTKKPGEYKIIVWVKDSSSKENYEASSTMNFTIDELNREPAKIQDIILDKDNKLVKNDTVNIKVIAHGGTELRYSFHVFKDGAEVEKIDYGSCCWVNFTPEEGGNYEIEARVKDKYSKRNYDSHYVINLEVYDFMPARIDHILLPTKEYYVVGDNISYSIITLNTKKILMRYVMYINGHQVEDTGYVKHKKYALTPKCSGVYSFQIYAKNVDSTKDFDCRRDIKIIVHEALPVTNTRLQFDRTKININETLTVTAASEGGKEVKYEFYLMERGDWCLVQRYSRKNYYSFIPFSTGNYKILVLSKSEHKRSAYEDYAMMEFNVE